The Primulina huaijiensis isolate GDHJ02 chromosome 18, ASM1229523v2, whole genome shotgun sequence DNA window attaaattaagGAAACTTTAAGGTTCCGTTTGGTATGAATGAtgagataagtaaatgattagtaattagagtgattaaaaaatagAGATATGAATTAATAGTATGGTGGGATAAATAACATgttgtttggtatgattttaaaatgattgattaattttgtaaattttattgcaatgaccaaaatgccccaagtgttagttaaatatatattcttaaaataattggatagataattaaatatttataattataatttacatttatgaaaattaatttaaatatatttattaaaaataaatttgtaaatatacatttactttaatcattaaaatagcaataatattttgaatgttaatgttaaataaagtttagaaataattacaatattattgtttttttaaaataattataaatattcttaaaataatttgatagataattcaatatttataattataatttatatttattaaattaatttaaatatatttatcagaaatatatttgaaaatattacggtaatcattaaacaaaataaattagaatttaataaatatttatttttataaaaaaattaattaacaagattagaaatttataaaaatttaatttaagatatatttgcattacaatttattttctttaaaatgattgaaaataataaaaatatatgaaattaatttataaaaaaatatataataaaaatttaaatattatattaattattaaattttcactaattttaattttcatattatattgaagaaaacaattcaAGGGTATTATGGTCAAAGTACAATCTTATCATTATCACtattaaaaaattatgcattatCACACCTTTGAGGAAGgatatttaatcacacaaataacataaataattagggctttcaatcataatcaagggcctacgtgttaaattaaaaatgaaccaaacatgagataagagatgattatttaataatcattccaTTATCATGGCTACCAAACATAGCCTAAGAAGATTATTGATCCACTTGAAGATCTTAAAGttttgaattattaaaaatgaagATGCATAAAGGCGTCGGAAGAAACAATGTAAGTGAACAAGTGATGACAGATAAAGATAATCGATACGACTTCACCTCTTTACGATTTTGATCATATTTATCgtcatatttcatttttaatatattattgttatattttttttatagtttatttCATTTATGGGATGTGGTGCTAACATGACACTCGTTTATACAGTGTTATATTAGTAtttctgataaaaaaatttttgaaagatactagagtaaaatataattttgacaagaaagacaacaaaaagaattgcatttttttcataaaaatattacaGTTCATCTGTTCATGTCAAAATTAAGAACTTTTTACATCGGTTCGGTTTGTTAGACATCGGAATTCAACAACACATGCACTGGAATTTAGCGTAACTTCCGGTCAAAGTTCAGTAGAAGTTGTACATTGATTGTGTTTGCTGGTTTTCTAGTAAGTAGTaacaaggttttttttttttatctcaaacaaacaaaaacaggaacaaaaacaaaaacaagatattttcttttttaacacacaaatatatatacaaatacacACATCTAAcaataattttgtatattttccgTTCTGgatgtaaatttttttcatgACGATAAAATCAACCGTTGCTATTTTCTGATGTACAATAGATAAACCAATTAACTAACACAATAACTTGCAAACAACGATATCTAAGTAAACAGCACCAGACAAACCTTGTCTCACACGAAAAAGTGTTGAAACTTTGTGTTACATGAAAAAGTGTTAGTATGAGGAATCAAATATAACAAATGACCAAGCGTTCATATATTCCGCCAACTCTTATATTCCAGNtatatatatatatatatatatataatattttgatatgttACCCATTAACTGTGTTCATTTTTATGTCATTACTGAGATGTCACTCATTTAATAAATGTTtagtttttatatgtttaacATGTTCAATAAATGAGTCTCATGTTAGACATATAGATAGGTATAGTTGCTGAGCAAtacgataataataataataataataatattaatattaattaattaagtgcgCACCGGTGGGATATGCAATGGGGTCACtctttataaattataatcacCACCAGCTATCTTATTTTGTCAGGATTATTCGAGAATTTGATTATTGGACAAGAAATAATTGACCTAACACAATGGAGCCAATAATTAAGATATAATTTTCCGTAGTACATGGATCATATATACATTGGGACATTATTTTATTTCGTTGTCGTCTTatccaattatatatttaaattaaatattcgtCCAAATaaattcttggactagagttttcGAGTTACTTGCAAATCatgtatcattttatttattttttttacttttttaaatatatatatatatattagaaaaaTTTCTTTTGTCCATTCTAGAAGTAAATAAATCACATGGGCAAATGgaattaattaaatagattttttttgagaatttgGAAAATTCAACTTAAAAATCTACGGGGTTCGCAAGTTTGATGTTCGACGACAGCTTTTGTTCGGCAACTTGCTTGcacttttatttttgaatttatttttcaataattgtGGATTTTAATAAAGGAAAAGCTTTATCATGAGAAGCATATatcccaaattaatttattgattaaatttaGGCTTTGAGTGAGTACCTCGTTTTCATAGTTACCAGATATGTCACCCATCACATTTGAAATACTATACAGTTTAACTCTTTACCAagtgcaaaaataataaaatataagataaataaatgtcaaatatattaaattcgacataaatgaataaaaaaacaacttgaatatattcatattaaattatttataaagtaTAAAGTACACTGTATATCGAACGTTTGTCGATTTATCATAAGTTATAGCTGGTGATaacggtgcaactcaaatcttttaaactgtaTAACAGCTCAAGCATCACGTTTCGATTTTTCTATTCAAcgaagacaattattgcacacaATTATCTTCTTCACAATAATTGCATTATTTGCAATCAATGATAATCGAACACGTGATCTcgactctgatatcaattgtatgACGAGCGAttgtcgttttatcaaaatttatagcTATAGTAACAGTACAacttaaatcatttaaatcttACAACGGTTCAAACatcatgtttcaaatattttactcgaaaaaaacaattattacaGTCAACCTATACAACTAGATTTTTGCTTTCACAAAACGTCAAACTAATTAGGTTCATAAATGAAGATAGATTTAGGATGGTTGAACAACTCCTATCATATTGGTCCAGTTATCTACTCCATGCCGCAGGGATGGAGCTAGATTTTTACGTTGGACTGAAATTGAATATtctgaaataattaattattacaaaattaaattataaatataaaaaatacttaacaaaagcaataaataaatttgtactCATACCACAGAAGTAAAAAAGTTAGTTGattctaatataaaataattaatttcgtACAgtgaaaattttaacttttaaaattgTCGTTTCATAATAAATTACTTTAAATTTAGAAATAACTATGCcacaaaattcaatatttagaataataaatttaaaattcaatcattgcaaaaaatattaacatatatagatatttaaattataaaggctctataaaaaaaaatattatttatttatttatttattccatttagatattttatattataattgaatttttttttaatacagtTTCAAAGCAATCAATGATTAAATTAATGCTAAGAGTTTGACCAGAATCTATCAATGTACATTAACAAATAATTATTGAACCATCTATCTCAAAAATATAATCAGGGCTTATGTTTTAAAGTAAAATTCAgagaatttataaattttaaaaaaatctaaataaattttgtattcaaataatttcaaatttatatcaAAGTGTTTAAAtagatatttatataactatTTTATCAAATAGTTTCAAATAAAGACATAAAACAATTTCTAAGACGATTCTACCTATATGAATAAAGTTAAGTATTTATTGtctattttaatttgatttcaggcattaaaaaatatttctaaaggAATTTTTTGttggtaaattttaatatatctatGTTGTATTCTGGATTAGTTCCCAACAaaatgattatatattattttctcatttttcacAGTTTGTGTTTGTATTGTGACGAGACAATTGGTATTTTCttttaggaaatttttttttcatttattgtttatgaCATGATTTACGAATTGATTAATTATACTTTTAAGGCTATGTTTGGTAGCCATGATAAGGGAaagattatttaataatcattccTTTATCTTGCGTTTGGTTCGTTTTTTATTAATCTACATGCCCTTGATTATAATTAAAAACTCACACTATTCATGTTAATTGTGTGATTAAATATCACTCCTCAAATGGTgtgataattaataatttttgaatagtgatCATGATAAGGTTGTATATTGACCATAATACCCAtgaattgttttcttcaatataatatgaaaattaaaattagtgaaaatttaataattaatataatatttaaatttttattatatttttttataaattaatttcatatatttttattattttcaatgaaaataaattgtaatgcaaatctatcttaaattaaatttttataaatttgtaatcttgttaattaattttttatgaaaataaatatttattaaatttattttattttttaatgatttaaattaattttaataaatgtaaattataattataaatatttaattatctatcaaattattttaagaatatttatagttattttaaaaaaataataatattgtaattattactaaactttatttaacattaacattcaaaatattattgctattttaattattaaagtaaatgcatatttacaaatttatttttaataaatatatttaaattaattttaataaatgtaaattataattataaatatttaattatctatccaattattttaagaatatatatttaactaacacttggggcattttggtcattacgataaaatttacaaaatcaatccatcattttaaaatcatacaaaacaccatgttatttattCCAACATACTATTAATCTATacatctcattttttaatcactctaattactaATCCTTTAGTTATCCTATCCTTCAAACCAAACGGAGCCTAaatttatctaatttttttaaatgaaatgaatGCTAAAATCATACAACTGAAATATACATATCAATTTTAAAATGCTTTATAAATTGTTAAGTCATATAATTTACAGTtataacatatataaaattattttttcattggttacgataatattattataaaatataaaaaaaataaaaagaagaaagatgatCTCACAATTAGACTGAAAATActgataaatattttagtggTAACGATGAAATAACGAGTGAAATGACGATATAAgatgaaaaaatcaaaataaaaataatgttgaagaaattgatatatttatggataataacagtaaaaaaaaaattcaattgagcTTCTATTGtgataaactaaattaaaaaatataatattatttttattgaagatGATTAATATGTAATATATGAATCGAATTAGTTTGTTTCCATAGAGTGTTATGatccaaatatttatttgtaaaaattcgTGACTGAAGTTGATCGCTGTGTAAAGACTTACTATTccctttatttatatatattgaatcaGGTAAATTTCGAAGCAATTTATTTATCACATTAACACATATTTCTGGATCTCGAAAAACttgttatataaatattttcatagtATTTACATCAATATATTATCGAACTTAAAAAAACATTCGCGGACTCCTCTTTAAGTTGCAAGCAATTACACAATGTgggaaaatttgtaaaataacttcggtcaactatttaattaagaaaatgaccttCTTAGTTGTACAATGTCACACATAACATTGATTGTTctgattaattatattttaattgatttatatatGACAATAATTatgtaaaatcatattttataacTTATTGACATTGATATTCTAACTTTGAGCCGACTTCATCTCTCAATTCAAATAATCGATATACATAAATTATAGACtacatgatatatttttaactaggtaaattttattattttttaggttCATTTATTGGAAATGAGTGTGATAAAATGAATGTATGATAATCGAAATGAAACCAAATGATGGTGAAAATACGTAGTCGTTAACTTTTTGTGCAtgctaaataaataaacttcGAATTTATACAATAACTTTTAAAATCATGCTAACCGagcaaaacatatcaaatagtTTATGTTGGTTCGAAAAAGTGTTGGCAGAATTTGTTTAATCCAGATTATAAAAATGGATATGAAAACATAAGTAAACTCGAAAATTTtgtaaatcataaaattaaattacaaagAGTGGACCATTTTGACCTGCGAGTCAAAATGGTATTCTCCAGCTGTGACTTTTGAGAATCCCAAAGTTCTCATGCATTAAACCAAATCCActcatttatatataaaatccaAACAGTTCTTCTCTCTCACTGATTTCACCATGGTTTCTGTACAAGACTCCAACTCCAACATCTCTGCTCGCTACCCCCAAACGCGCCGCCCTTACTACTACTACACTCCGCCGCCGTCCTCCGTCAAGTTGAACCGTTCTATGGGCCGTTCTATGCGGACAATCCGTTCTACTATCTTCTTAGATGATGAGCAGAGATCGAGGAATGTGTCGGAGATTCTTACTGACTCGGTTATCGACCTCCGGCTAGGCGAACTTGCTAAGAAATCTACTAATACTTCCAAAAGCCCCTCCTCATCGGATATCGATGAGATTTTGGATGTCTCGCAAGCATTCAGTGATTTTTCTGCTTGTTCCAGCGACATTTCTGGGGAGCTCCAGCGCCTTGCTATGCTTCCCGACCCAGGTCCGGAACCGGACATGGACTTCAAGCCTGAATCCGAACCTTGTTCTGGGTTCTTACAGAGAGAGACTTTTTCTACGGAGATTATCGATAGTATCTCACCTGAAGACCTGCAGCCTACCGTGAAATTGTGTGTTGATGGTCTGCAATCTTCATCAATTGCTGTGAAGAGATCTGCTGCTGCTAAATTGCGACTGTTAGGGAAAAATCGGGCCGACAACCGGGTCTTGATAGGTGAATCCGGGGCAGTACCCGCTTTAATCCCGCTACTACGCTGTTACGACCCCATGACCCAAGAACACGCCGTTACGGCTCTTCTGAACCTCTCCCTTCACGAATCCAACAAAACATTGATCACAAAATCAGGCGCGGTCAAATCTTTAATCTATGTCTTGAAAACAGGTACCGAGATTTCCAAGCAAAACGCCGCTTGCGCTCTGTTGAGTCTGTCTTTAATAGATGAGAATAAAGTCTCAATTGGAGCTTGCGGTGCGATACCCCCATTGGTTGCACTGCTTATAAATGGTTCAAATCGAGGCAAAAAGGACGCTCTCACCACTCTTTACAAGCTCTGTTCTGTGAAATTGAATAAAGAAAGAACAGTGAGTGCTGGGGCAGTAACCCCGTTGTTGAGTCTTGTGGGTGAACAGGGCACTGGGCTAGCGGAGAAGGCCATGGTGGTGTTGAGTAGCTTGGCGGGGATTGAAATGGGTCGTGAAGTCATTGTCGAAGAAGGTGGGATCCCAGCTTTGGTGGAAGCGATTGAGGACAGCAGTGAAAAGGGGAAGGAATTTGCGGTGTTAACTTTGTTGCAGTTGTGTGGCGAGAGTGTTAGAAACAGGGGATTTCTTGTGCGAGAGGGAGGAATACCGCCTCTGGTTGCCTTGTCTCAGATCGGGACGGCGAAAGCTAAACATaaggttaattttttttgtatgttatcttgtgtttatatttttactactaacttttcttttctttgtgcCAATTTATGCGCCCAAATTAGCAAGCAACATGAACAggactataatttttttagttttttagaCTATTGATTAGGAATCTTAGATTGATTGGTATTCGCCTTTCTtggatttcaaattttgatgaAAACTGGTTTTTATTCATTTAGCATGTGGCTAAGCTAAGTAATTATTGAACGGTAAATGATTGGCCATCATTGAATCAACATCTATCCTTCCTATTTGACTGGGTTCGAAGCGTGAGCGGATGATTAACCTACGAAGTTGATCCTGCAAAGTTGTCTTAATTATTTGGTAGACTGTTAAATGAACACATCTCTCTCAAGTGGCATCCGTTTCTTTAATGACGAGGATGGAAACTTAAGTTTACGAAATTAAGCATCACAAGTCACACCAAATTTCTGATTATGTCATAATCTCGTGGTCCAGATGTGGGGTCTGGTCCTAATCTATTGTTTAATGCTGTTCTTGCTTTCTTTGTTATTAATAATTCGGTAGATGTTGAAAGTATTTATGTTCTACGTTATCTTTCCTCTTGCGTGATCCATCCCGGATAACAACGGCTGCAGGGTTGCTTTCGTTGTTCTTGCATTTAGTTTCTTGTTCTGTAAATGAATGGTGCCGGTTTTTTTATGCCCAAATGTTTTGATTGAATGGGAGTGTGTTCACTTTTTGGCAGGCTGAAACACTTCTTGGGTACTTGAGAGAATCAAGACATGAAGCTTCTCCCTCGAGTGCATAATGGAGGAGGCATTTTAGATGGTTAAATTCCTTAATCAATGcaatatattgtattgtattatattatatgatattgTGCCTGAGAAGTTAATAATGTGTTGTTGGGTGTATATAGTTTTGTGTGTTGATGGAATGGAAATGGTGGTTGAGTGTTTTTTGAAGGTTtgcaagaaaaaagaaaaatcaatggTGAAAACTGAGAAGCTGGTGACGAGAACAAGATGACATAACCTTTAATTTTTGGGGATTTTTAATGGCCCTTGTtctttactattattattttactgACTGCTGCAGTTTGTTTTTAGCTTTGGTTGGGGCTGTCATCCTTGGTTTTGTTGGGTGATTCCTGACTCTTTGGAAGGTTTCTCTAATTTTCTGAACTAGTCCTCTGCTTCAAAATCAAGTATGGTTGAGTTTGGTTTGCCATGATAATCTTATTAATTATATTCCCCTCGAACTTGTCATTTTACCTTTTGTTTGTCGTTAATATTGGTGCTTTTGTTCAGGTTCAAACATTGTATATggaaacataaataaaagttgCTTAAAGGATATAGATGCAATAGGCATATATCacctcttttttttcttttttttttttggattacaTGGGGAAGGGGAGTATTTTGCGCTATCATATGGATCGAACTCAGAGACTCTTTCAGGGGAGGTTTTTGCCAGGTTTACACAGATTTTATAAATACTTGTAAAATGAAAAGTAAAATTTAGGAAACCTGTCAATTGATCAACTAGCATTTTGCATATAATCCAACTCTTGTTGGGGGTCCTTTTCTCATGACTCGGATTCCTTTCCTTTTTGCTTTTTCATGATTGTTGTGTTGCAAAATACAGGTAAGAGCAGAATGAATTCCATTTCCATGATATGTTAGTGGTGCATTAAATGTTTGATGAAAGGAAAACTTGGCATATGAAATTTGTAAGAATCACCCTTTGGTAATTTTTATTCCCATGTGAACGATGGATATCCTTAGCGGTCATGCAATTTCTTTTCAATTATGATAGTTTTCACCTGAATCGGTCAGCCTTGGTGTTTCATCAATTGACCCTAACCATTCTTTTATGTACACAATAAAATCAACAATCGAGTCTTGAACTCGagatttaatatcaaatttgaAGTTTGGTATGAACTATAAGTTATCGATGTTTAAGTTTGTTTTTCAAATACATGTTAAAGTAGCATCAATTTTCCGAGTTTCAATTTGAGGATTAACATATTATTAAAAAGTCTTCCGATTTTATGCATGATTGAAAAtgagatttatttaaaaaataaaattaggttGCAGAACTTTGAATGTGTTGAGTAATGGGCCTACCAACGTGCATGAACAACTACTCTTCATGATAAAGCCGACCACCCCACCCCAATATGTGTACGTCTTTTGGTAAATATCAATCCTTCCTAGTTTTCTTTCTTTATccgtattattattattgtatatgAGTTGTCATATNNNNNNNNNNNNNNNNNNNNNNNNNNNNNNNNNNNNNNNNNNNNNNNNNNNNNNNNNNNNNNNNNNNNNNNNNNNNNNNNNNNNNNNNNNNNNNNNNNNNNNNNNNNNNNNNNNNNNNNNNNNNNNNNNNNNNNNNNNNNNNNNNNNNNNNNNNNNNNNNNNNNNNNNNNNNNNNNNNNNNNNNNNNNNNNNNNNNNNNNNNNNNNNNNNNNNNNNNNNNNNNNNNNNNNNNNNNNNNNNNNNNNNNNNNNNNNNNNNNNNNNNNNNNNNNNNNNNNNNNNNNNNNNNNNNNNNNNNNNNNNNNNNNNNNNNNNNNNNNNNNNNNNNNNNNNNNNNNNNNNNNNNNNNNNNNNNNNNNNNNNNNNNNNNNNNNNNNNNNNNNNNNNNNNNNNNNNNNNNNNNNNNNNNNNNNNNNNNNNNNNNNNNNNNNNNNNNNNNNNNNNNNNNNNNNNNNNNNNNNNNNNNNNNNNNNNNNNNNNNNNNNNNNNNNNNNNNNNNNNNNNNNNNNNNNNNNNNNNNNNNNNNNNNNNNNNNNNNNNNNNNNNNNNNNNNNNNNNNNNNNNNNNNNNNNNNNNNNNNNNNNNNNNNNNNNNNNNNNNNNNNNNNNNNNNNNNNNNNNNNNNNNNNNNNNNNNNNNNNNNNNNNNNNNNNNNNNNNNNNNNNNNNNNNNNNNNNNNNNNNNNNNNNNNNNNNNNNNNNNNNNNNNNNNNNNNNNNNNNNNNNNNNNNNNNNNNNNNNNNNNNNNNNNNNNNNNNNNNNNNNNNNNNNNNNNNNNNNNNNNNNNNNNNNNNNNNNNNNNNNNNNNNNNttacataatgaaaagatatcattggataaaaataacatattataatgtaggtaaacataaaaaattaaatattaataatcacatatatttaatatatgaataaagagaatgaaaagacacatttaaaataagcaattaatataaagcaaacaattaataaggagacaaatggaaattcacatataaagtcacatatttatatatataatagatattaTTTTTACCAAGGACTCAATGGTGACTATGGTGGTGTTCGGATTTAGTTTcagtatttttttatattatattaaaaaaatattattaatatttagtgTTGGAAATATCTATCATTGTTAAAGTTATTGAATatattagatattttaaaatttttaattagtataattgtattttaaacataatatattGGGTTAAATTATAGATATTTGGGGGGAAAAAAAACGGCTAATGTAACACAATATAGCTTTGTTTTTCGAGGTGGAAAATATTTCGCAAAACAATGTTTTTTTGCCTTCTTGTTCTAAAAGAAAGTGTCGGCAAACTTAATTACCCTACTATCTGTTAGTAAAATTAAAGCCCGGAATGTCCTGTACAATCATTTGACACTAGTTCAAGATTTTGGGTTAGATTGAAGATTTACTCGATGCACATGAAGGAATAGCGGTAGCGGCTTCTCACAATATCAAAAAGCAATAATAAACAGCATAAACACAGATCTATCTGTATCATTGAAAACGACGATGTAACACTGTAGTACTAATCATCATTCGAAGTGAAAACTTGATAAAAATCATCAATCCCAAAAGCTAAGAAACCCAAAAACTATAATTCATCATCCGTGTCCATCAGTTCTAATTCATGTATAATAGAAACAACTGAAAACAAAAGGCTGTTGTAAGCTACGACaagaaataaaacatatatacgGTTTCACTTGGAATCATCGGCTTCCTCGGAACCGCCGCACAACTTGGGTTTGAATCCCTTCTCCAGCATCTTTTCAACCTGTTCAAACTGCAATCCCTTTGTTTCCGGTACTAGGAAAAAGATGGCCACAAGTCCAATGAATGA harbors:
- the LOC140964524 gene encoding uncharacterized protein, yielding MVSVQDSNSNISARYPQTRRPYYYYTPPPSSVKLNRSMGRSMRTIRSTIFLDDEQRSRNVSEILTDSVIDLRLGELAKKSTNTSKSPSSSDIDEILDVSQAFSDFSACSSDISGELQRLAMLPDPGPEPDMDFKPESEPCSGFLQRETFSTEIIDSISPEDLQPTVKLCVDGLQSSSIAVKRSAAAKLRLLGKNRADNRVLIGESGAVPALIPLLRCYDPMTQEHAVTALLNLSLHESNKTLITKSGAVKSLIYVLKTGTEISKQNAACALLSLSLIDENKVSIGACGAIPPLVALLINGSNRGKKDALTTLYKLCSVKLNKERTVSAGAVTPLLSLVGEQGTGLAEKAMVVLSSLAGIEMGREVIVEEGGIPALVEAIEDSSEKGKEFAVLTLLQLCGESVRNRGFLVREGGIPPLVALSQIGTAKAKHKAETLLGYLRESRHEASPSSA